The proteins below come from a single Malus domestica chromosome 03, GDT2T_hap1 genomic window:
- the LOC114824027 gene encoding uncharacterized protein produces the protein MVFLGSKRVLILLVVLVSAAVLVQSMQPPNRNQPLKPSDANQPLNPPNSKQPLNAPNGKQPLNPLDGNQPLNPPHGNQPLNPPNAKQPPNPPNAKQPPNPPNPPNANHPPDVKVCSGKKSPCFGKQVHCPKECPSTSPTDKMAKMCYLNCDSPICKAECKSPKPNCKGPGSACLDPRFIGGDGVVFYFHGKKNEYFNLVSDPNLQINSRFIGVRPEGRTRDNTWIQALGLLFDSNSFSLEASKASVWDDEIDHLKFTYNGEELVIPEYHLSAWESPEYDIIVKRTSSKNSVLVTLPEVAEISVNVVPVTKEDDRIHNYQIPSDDCFAHLEVQFRFYDLSSNVEGVLGRTYQPDFKNPAKPGVAMPVVGGEDKYRTTSLFSADCTACVFTQPGKLDQTDSRLMDYGMLDCTGNSFGGNGIVCRK, from the exons ATGGTTTTCTTAGGTAGCAAAAGGGTTTTGATCCTTCTGGTAGTCCTTGTATCTGCTGCTGTTCTGGTGCAGAGTATGCAACCTCCAAACCGTAACCAACCTTTGAAACCTTCAGACGCAAATCAACCTCTGAATCCTCCAAATAGTAAGCAACCTCTGAATGCTCCAAATGGTAAGCAACCTCTGAATCCTTTAGACGGTAATCAACCTCTGAATCCTCCACATGGTAATCAACCTTTGAATCCTCCAAATGCTAAGCAACCTCCAAATCCTCCAAACGCTAAGCAACCTCCAAATCCTCCAAATCCTCCAAATGCTAACCATCCCCCAGATGTTAAAGTTTGCTCTGGCAAGAAAAGTCCGTGCTTTGGGAAGCAAGTACATTGCCCAAAGGAATGTCCATCCACTTCACCGACAGACAAAATGGCTAAAATGTGCTATCTCAACTGTGACTCTCCTATATGCAAAGCTGAGTGCAAAA GTCCCAAGCCCAACTGCAAAGGCCCTGGATCAGCATGCCTGGACCCTCGCTTCATTGGTGGAGACGGCGTTGTCTTTTACTTCCATGGCAAGAAAAATGAGTACTTCAACTTAGTTTCTGATCCCAACCTCCAAATCAACTCCCGCTTCATTGGTGTGCGCCCTGAAGGCCGAACCAGGGACAACACTTGGATTCAGGCCCTTGGACTCCTCTTTGACTCTAACAGCTTCTCCCTAGAGGCCAGCAAAGCATCAGTATGGGATGATGAAATCGACCACTTGAAATTCACTTACAATGGAGAGGAGCTAGTCATCCCAGAATACCATCTCTCCGCGTGGGAATCTCCGGAATATGACATTATAGTGAAGAGAACATCGAGCAAGAACAGTGTTCTGGTCACTCTCCCGGAAGTTGCTGAAATTTCAGTAAATGTGGTTCCTGTGACAAAGGAAGATGATAGGATCCACAATTATCAGATACCGTCAGATGACTGTTTTGCTCACCTGGAAGTACAGTTCAGATTCTATGACTTATCCTCAAACGTTGAAGGAGTGCTCGGAAGGACTTACCAGCCAGATTTCAAGAACCCGGCAAAGCCAGGAGTAGCTATGCCAGTGGTGGGAGGTGAAGACAAGTACAGAACAACATCACTCTTCTCTGCAGATTGCACTGCTTGTGTTTTCACTCAACCCGGTAAGCTGGATCAGACAGATTCAAGGCTGATGGATTACGGAATGCTTGACTGCACTGGTAATTCCTTCGGTGGGAATGGAATAGTTTGCAGGAAATAA
- the LOC114824028 gene encoding uncharacterized protein: MVCFCFLVDQRRKVWRSKPVAGTCSRCGCGASVADIKTSTRFCYIPVYWKSWKAIMCTFCGAILKYYR; the protein is encoded by the coding sequence ATGGTTTGCTTTTGTTTCCTGGTAGACCAGAGGAGGAAGGTGTGGCGGAGCAAGCCGGTGGCTGGGACATGTTCAAGATGTGGGTGTGGAGCAAGCGTCGCTGATATAAAGACTTCGACTAGGTTTTGCTATATTCCAGTTTACTGGAAATCTTGGAAAGCAATCATGTGTACTTTTTGTGGAGCCATTCTCAAATATTATAGATAA
- the LOC103427681 gene encoding receptor-like protein kinase THESEUS 1, which yields MKLVTWVALFLAVVVFMSYRSSASFTPVDNYLIACGSPKNVTFQGRTFVPDTQQSSLVLKSANSLVASPNANAPSPIYQSARVFQATASYKFKVQQEGRHWVRLYFFPLTSPGQKLDSAQMTVVTENFVLLNNFTFKNFNGSYLFKEYAINVTSDTLTLNFIPSNNSVAFVNAIEVVSIPDALLPDQAYAVNPSAPFSGLSELALQTVYRLNMGGPLLTSQNDTLGRTWENDVKYLHVDSSAVNVSVNLASIKYPPTVTPEIAPNWVYATAEAMGNANVPNVNFNITWVFTVDPNFMYLVRVHFCDIVSKALNNLVFNVFINSDNVLGSLDLSSMTGDLGVPYYKDFVSNSTEDAGTLTISVGPDSSADITNAILNGLEIMKISNELGSLDGSLSVGNLLPSPSSKKNNIGIIVGSVVGSVAVVAIIGFLYCCLASRKPKTTSQATWLPLPLYGNSQTMTKMSTTSQKSGTASCISLASSNLGKIFMFQEILDATNKFDEKALLGVGGFGRVYKGTLEDGTKVAVKRGNPRSEQGLAEFRTEIEMLSKLRHRHLVSLIGYCDERSEMILVYEYMANGPLRSHLYGTDLPTLSWKLRLEICIGAARGLHYLHTGAAQSIIHRDVKTTNILLDENFVAKVADFGLSKAGPALDQTHVSTAVKGSFGYLDPEYFRRQQLTEKSDVYSFGVVLMEVLCTRPALNPVLPREQVNIAEWAMTWQKKGMLDQIMDPNLAGKVNPASLKKFGETAEKCLAEYGVDRPSMGDVLWNLEYALQLEETSSALMEPDDNSTNHIPGIQLTQGEPFDNSVSMVDGGHSGTDDTENAATSAVFSQLVNPRGR from the coding sequence ATGAAACTTGTAACTTGGGTAgctttgtttcttgctgttgttGTGTTCATGAGCTATAGATCATCCGCTTCATTCACTCCTGTCGATAACTACTTAATTGCCTGCGGTTCTCCGAAAAATGTCACATTCCAAGGTCGAACCTTTGTTCCCGATACACAACAATCTTCCCTTGTACTAAAAAGTGCAAATTCTTTAGTTGCCAGCCCCAATGCTAATGCCCCTTCTCCAATTTACCAATCTGCTCGAGTTTTCCAGGCAACAGCTTCTTACAAATTCAAAGTCCAGCAAGAAGGCCGGCATTGGGTCCGCCTTTATTTTTTCCCTCTTACAAGCCCTGGCCAAAAATTGGATTCTGCTCAAATGACTGTAGTTACTGAAAATTTTGTACTCTTGAACAACTTCACTTTCAAGAACTTTAACGGTTCTTATCTGTTCAAGGAGTATGCAATTAATGTAACTTCGGATACTTTGACTCTTAATTTCATTCCTTCAAACAATTCAGTTGCTTTTGTTAATGCAATTGAAGTTGTTTCTATCCCGGATGCGCTGCTCCCTGACCAGGCATATGCTGTGAATCCATCTGCTCCTTTTAGCGGACTTTCTGAGCTTGCCCTTCAAACAGTTTACCGGTTAAACATGGGGGGCCCTTTGCTCACATCTCAAAATGATACCCTTGGAAGAACTTGGGAGAATGACGTGAAGTACCTCCATGTGGACAGTTCTGCAGTGAATGTATCGGTGAACCTTGCAAGCATAAAATATCCGCCGACTGTCACACCTGAAATTGCCCCAAATTGGGTCTATGCCACAGCTGAAGCCATGGGAAATGCAAACGTGCCCAATGTGAACTTCAACATAACTTGGGTCTTTACAGTAGATCCAAATTTTATGTATCTTGTTCGGGTACACTTTTGTGATATTGTCAGCAAGGCTCTGAATAATCTCGTTTTCAATGTTTTCATAAATTCTGACAATGTGCTTGGGAGTCTTGATCTCTCTTCGATGACTGGTGACTTGGGCGTGCCATATTACAAAGACTTTGTTTCCAACTCCACAGAAGATGCAGGTACTTTGACTATCAGTGTTGGTCCAGATTCATCAGCTGATATTACCAATGCAATTCTGAATGGGTTGGAGATTATGAAGATCAGCAATGAGTTGGGGAGCTTGGACGGGTCTTTATCCGTGGGGAATCTTCTTCCTAGTCCATCCTCAAAGAAGAATAATATAGGAATCATAGTTGGCTCTGTTGTGGGATCTGTTGCTGTTGTGGCAATTATTGGTTTCCTTTATTGCTGCTTGGCATCCCGCAAGCCGAAGACAACTAGCCAAGCAACATGGCTGCCCTTGCCCTTGTACGGAAATTCTCAGACCATGACAAAAATGTCTACAACTTCACAAAAGAGTGGAACAGCTAGCTGCATTTCATTAGCTTCCTCCAATCTTGGCAAAATCTTCATGTTCCAGGAGATCCTGGATGCAACCAATAAGTTCGATGAGAAGGCACTTCTTGGGGTTGGTGGTTTTGGCAGGGTTTACAAGGGAACACTTGAAGATGGGACTAAAGTAGCTGTCAAAAGGGGAAACCCCAGATCTGAACAAGGTCTTGCTGAATTCCGAACTGAGATTGAAATGTTATCCAAGCTCCGCCACCGCCACCTTGTGTCTCTTATTGGCTACTGTGATGAAAGGTCAGAAATGATTCTTGTCTATGAATACATGGCCAATGGACCCCTCAGGAGCCATTTGTATGGAACAGACCTGCCAACACTCTCATGGAAGCTACGCCTTGAAATTTGCATTGGGGCTGCAAGAGGGCTCCATTATCTCCACACTGGTGCAGCTCAAAGCATAATTCACCGAGATGTGAAGACAACCAACATTCTCTTGGATGAGAACTTTGTAGCCAAAGTTGCTGATTTTGGCCTCTCAAAAGCAGGTCCAGCTCTAGATCAGACCCATGTCAGTACAGCTGTTAAGGGTAGTTTTGGTTACCTTGATCCTGAATACTTCCGAAGGCAACAGCTCACGGAGAAATCTGATGTGTATTCGTTCGGGGTAGTTCTAATGGAAGTTCTGTGCACAAGACCAGCTTTAAATCCTGTTCTTCCAAGGGAGCAGGTCAACATAGCAGAGTGGGCGATGACATGGCAGAAGAAGGGCATGCTAGACCAAATCATGGACCCTAATCTGGCGGGGAAGGTAAATCCAGCTTCTCTTAAGAAGTTCGGGGAGACAGCTGAGAAGTGCCTTGCTGAGTATGGTGTTGACAGGCCATCAATGGGAGATGTCTTGTGGAATCTTGAATATGCTCTTCAGCTCGAGGAGACATCATCTGCACTCATGGAACCTGACGATAACAGCACAAACCACATACCTGGTATCCAATTAACCCAAGGAGAGCCATTTGATAACAGTGTGAGCATGGTTGACGGGGGACACTCCGGCACAGATGACACAGAAAATGCTGCCACAAGTGCTGTGTTTTCTCAGCTTGTTAATCCTCGCGGAAGATGA